From one Asterias amurensis chromosome 14, ASM3211899v1 genomic stretch:
- the LOC139946785 gene encoding uncharacterized protein isoform X1, giving the protein METGTRNVRLLDPATTPNRRSMTVVSSFKHGHNGRRTKLTNGLLRAISDIIEDTEILSISHLNQELLARGHSLSRSTVFRAMEILGMRMDRDKKRWCIGGSRVSLGVETRVSHLNKSSDEVTKSSCLPSATPPGGSLDETLLCETERGADIHSTGKLQLIPSQYNPIRTNPIPSNHSNSVGPTHQQNPRPSNRENFPKLKLAGSIQSNLLGNSTAAGERDSASSTKRFKTLDQPCPKRCGESDRCTKTSELHREVNKTLIDDGQTPSVKDRQHTYQVWGNVLESKSSVTSVMPRETGRSMSRKRKSDCPAKITPTSYAKIGAATKQGSNTVYGKDSNPQYGGHEQQEYFNRTPQEVTPNFLPTSSGVPLLTDGSSQEVTTKGTCIDGSNRSRPSSREQEPRHLLEIQTRGNGSVQMPMETQTKQTKSEISPHKPRFRRVVIQNFQTQIQKNMLDEEDLCKNCTTSDSQEPESAKAVQRADQIPLDISLCHSQHPNTVDDKLSSNSNYASTNGMLNNGVGLGKNSTSITSKCRKLNQAPKLPQPRNGGHGLPFPLTELSQVEGCDSRLQPAHTHQPMFLDVNLKHRPLNHEQASRFLHMDESGTPSGLSDPEGCSALTTRPDGTDSQTARLHALTSSLAVKTSNRMTSQSPRWRKDVESVAPSRRNCQQIPSRPSTDITPPRNTTRASSEMAEHERRNVHGHVSSDAYSAQSTQDDPTNINEIQFWMQDISQKMTSMQQQLNYLTQVVTSMVKTEPSSNGRTNAMSPSINHRTTGDLEEQQVDGFSEAGDDDDDLEEEEEEEQAEMQRWGRNLPLINTPESEDMISALLLNPRWESLSPFVGGPRLAIQLARDCIFGPEVLMKSTVTGRNGMNPLHRDGIKKIKDCMMEIYGTRCSHVEFELLWKMARESLSQLCKRIRRRHIEVIGQEVNSQEVNGYDVESYGIIKPEME; this is encoded by the exons ATGGAGACTGGAACCCGCAATGTGCGATTGTTAGACCCAGCCACCACACCCAACAGACGAAGCATGACCGTCGTGAGCTCATTTAAGCACGGACACAATGGTCGCCGGACTAAACTAACTAACGGACTCCTTCGCGCCATCTCAGACATCATTGAGGACACTGAAATCCTCAGCATCTCCCACTTGAACCAAGAGCTGCTCGCCAGGGGGCACAGTCTATCCCGATCTACCGTGTTCAGAGCGATGGAGATCTTGGGTATGAGGATGGACCGGGACAAGAAGAGATGGTGTATTGGTGGTTCCAGGGTCTCGTTGGGTGTGGAAACGAGGGTGAGCCATCTGAACAAATCTTCGGACGAGGTGACTAAATCAAGCTGTCTGCCGTCCGCAACGCCCCCAGGAGGAAGTTTAGACGAAACGTTGCTTTGCGAAACCGAGCGAGGGGCAGACATTCACAGCACGGGGAAGTTACAGCTAATCCCATCTCAGTATAACCCTATCAGAACGAACCCTATCCCATCTAATCACAGCAATTCAGTGGGCCCAACTCACCAGCAAAATCCAAGGCCGTCAAACCGTGAAAACTTCCCCAAACTGAAACTGGCAGGCAGTATACAGAGTAACCTTCTTGGAAACTCAACGGCTGCGGGGGAACGCGATTCGGCTTCATCCACAAAACGGTTCAAAACTCTCGATCAGCCTTGTCCAAAACGTTGCGGAGAAAGTGATCGCTGTACTAAAACCTCAGAACTCCACCGGGAGGTGAACAAAACGCTTATCGATGATGGTCAAACACCTTCAGTGAAAGACAGACAGCACACGTACCAAGTATGGGGCAATGTACTTGAAAGTAAAAGTTCCGTAACATCGGTGATGCCACGGGAGACGGGACGGAGCATGAGCAGAAAGAGGAAGTCTGACTGCCCAGCAAAGATAACTCCAACTAGCTACGCAAAGATTGGAGCAGCCACGAAGCAAGGATCAAACACCGTGTATGGCAAGGATTCTAACCCACAGTATGGAGGGCATGAGCAG CAGGAGTACTTCAACCGTACGCCACAAGAGGTCACGCCAAACTTTCTTCCAACGTCCAGCGGGGTGCCATTGCTAACGGACGGTTCTTCTCAAGAAGTAACGACAAAGGGTACCTGCATAGATGGATCTAACCGAAGCAGACCGAGTAGCAGAGAGCAAGAGCCCCGCCACCTGCTTGAGATCCAAACAAGAGGAAATGGCTCTGTGCAAATGCCAATGGAAACCCAGACTAAACAAACCAAATCAGAGATATCCCCACATAAACCACGGTTCCGTAGAGTTGTAATACAGAACTTTCAAACACAGATTCAAAAGAACATGCTGGATGAGGAAGATCTCTGCAAAAACTGCACAACGTCCGATTCCCAAGAACCAGAATCAGCAAAAGCAGTTCAACGGGCTGACCAAATACCTCTGGATATATCTCTCTGTCATTCACAGCATCCCAATACCGTTGACGACAAGCTGTCTTCGAATAGTAATTATGCTTCAACAAACGGCATGTTGAACAACGGTGTAGGTTTGGGGAAGAACTCCACAAGTATAACATCAAAATGTCGAAAACTCAACCAGGCGCCGAAATTGCCACAACCAAGAAACGGCGGTCATGGACTCCCTTTCCCCTTGACAGAATTGTCTCAAGTAGAAGGGTGTGACTCGCGACTGCAACCCGCTCACACACACCAGCCAATGTTTCTGGACGTAAATCTAAAGCATCGACCTTTGAATCATGAACAAGCAAGTAGGTTTCTTCATATGGATGAGAGTGGAACACCGAGTGGTTTATCTGATCCTGAGGGATGCTCAGCTCTCACCACGAGGCCTGATGGAACCGACTCCCAGACGGCAAGGCTACATGCACTGACGTCTAGCCTAGCAGTCAAAACATCCAACAGGATGACTTCTCAGTCTCCAAGGTGGAGAAAGGATGTAGAGAGTGTAGCCCCTTCACGAAGAAACTGTCAACAGATTCCTTCCCGACCCTCTACGGATATCACGCCGCCTCGGAACACAACACGAGCCTCATCAGAAATG GCAGAACATGAGCGTAGAAACGTCCACGGACATGTATCTTCGGATGCATACTCTGCCCAAAGCACACAGGACGATCCAACAAACATCAATGAAATACAATTTTGG ATGCaagacatttctcaaaaaatgacATCTATGCAACAACAGCTCAACTACCTCACACAAGTTGTGACTTCCATGGTGAAAACAGAACCATCAAGTAATGGCCGCACAAATGCAATGTCGCCCTCTATTAACCACAGAACAACAGGTGATCTTGAGGAGCAGCAGGTTGATGGGTTTAGTGAGGcgggtgatgatgatgatgatttggaggaggaggaggaggaagagcaGGCTGAGATGCAGAGGTGGGGAAGAAACTTGCCGCTTATTAACACACCGGAGAGTGAAG ATATGATCAGCGCATTGCTGTTGAACCCCCGCTGGGAGTCTCTGAGTCCGTTTGTTGGTGGTCCAAGGTTGGCAATACAGCTGGCAAGAGATTGTATCTTCGGACCTGAGGTCCTGATGAAGTCTACAGTGACAGGAAGAAACGGCATGAATCCCCTCCATCGTGATGGCATCAAGAAGATCAAAG ATTGCATGATGGAAATTTATGGTACGAGGTGCAGCCATGTTGAGTTTGAGCTACTGTGGAAGATGGCACGGGAGAGTCTCTCTCAACTGTGTAAGCGCATTCGCCGTCGACATATTGAGGTCATCGGACAAGAGGTGAATAGTCAAGAGGTCAATGGATATGATGTTGAGAGTTATGGGATCATCAAGCCTGAGATGGAGTAG
- the LOC139946785 gene encoding uncharacterized protein isoform X2, with product METGTRNVRLLDPATTPNRRSMTVVSSFKHGHNGRRTKLTNGLLRAISDIIEDTEILSISHLNQELLARGHSLSRSTVFRAMEILGMRMDRDKKRWCIGGSRVSLGVETRVSHLNKSSDEVTKSSCLPSATPPGGSLDETLLCETERGADIHSTGKLQLIPSQYNPIRTNPIPSNHSNSVGPTHQQNPRPSNRENFPKLKLAGSIQSNLLGNSTAAGERDSASSTKRFKTLDQPCPKRCGESDRCTKTSELHREVNKTLIDDGQTPSVKDRQHTYQVWGNVLESKSSVTSVMPRETGRSMSRKRKSDCPAKITPTSYAKIGAATKQGSNTVYGKDSNPQYGGHEQEYFNRTPQEVTPNFLPTSSGVPLLTDGSSQEVTTKGTCIDGSNRSRPSSREQEPRHLLEIQTRGNGSVQMPMETQTKQTKSEISPHKPRFRRVVIQNFQTQIQKNMLDEEDLCKNCTTSDSQEPESAKAVQRADQIPLDISLCHSQHPNTVDDKLSSNSNYASTNGMLNNGVGLGKNSTSITSKCRKLNQAPKLPQPRNGGHGLPFPLTELSQVEGCDSRLQPAHTHQPMFLDVNLKHRPLNHEQASRFLHMDESGTPSGLSDPEGCSALTTRPDGTDSQTARLHALTSSLAVKTSNRMTSQSPRWRKDVESVAPSRRNCQQIPSRPSTDITPPRNTTRASSEMAEHERRNVHGHVSSDAYSAQSTQDDPTNINEIQFWMQDISQKMTSMQQQLNYLTQVVTSMVKTEPSSNGRTNAMSPSINHRTTGDLEEQQVDGFSEAGDDDDDLEEEEEEEQAEMQRWGRNLPLINTPESEDMISALLLNPRWESLSPFVGGPRLAIQLARDCIFGPEVLMKSTVTGRNGMNPLHRDGIKKIKDCMMEIYGTRCSHVEFELLWKMARESLSQLCKRIRRRHIEVIGQEVNSQEVNGYDVESYGIIKPEME from the exons ATGGAGACTGGAACCCGCAATGTGCGATTGTTAGACCCAGCCACCACACCCAACAGACGAAGCATGACCGTCGTGAGCTCATTTAAGCACGGACACAATGGTCGCCGGACTAAACTAACTAACGGACTCCTTCGCGCCATCTCAGACATCATTGAGGACACTGAAATCCTCAGCATCTCCCACTTGAACCAAGAGCTGCTCGCCAGGGGGCACAGTCTATCCCGATCTACCGTGTTCAGAGCGATGGAGATCTTGGGTATGAGGATGGACCGGGACAAGAAGAGATGGTGTATTGGTGGTTCCAGGGTCTCGTTGGGTGTGGAAACGAGGGTGAGCCATCTGAACAAATCTTCGGACGAGGTGACTAAATCAAGCTGTCTGCCGTCCGCAACGCCCCCAGGAGGAAGTTTAGACGAAACGTTGCTTTGCGAAACCGAGCGAGGGGCAGACATTCACAGCACGGGGAAGTTACAGCTAATCCCATCTCAGTATAACCCTATCAGAACGAACCCTATCCCATCTAATCACAGCAATTCAGTGGGCCCAACTCACCAGCAAAATCCAAGGCCGTCAAACCGTGAAAACTTCCCCAAACTGAAACTGGCAGGCAGTATACAGAGTAACCTTCTTGGAAACTCAACGGCTGCGGGGGAACGCGATTCGGCTTCATCCACAAAACGGTTCAAAACTCTCGATCAGCCTTGTCCAAAACGTTGCGGAGAAAGTGATCGCTGTACTAAAACCTCAGAACTCCACCGGGAGGTGAACAAAACGCTTATCGATGATGGTCAAACACCTTCAGTGAAAGACAGACAGCACACGTACCAAGTATGGGGCAATGTACTTGAAAGTAAAAGTTCCGTAACATCGGTGATGCCACGGGAGACGGGACGGAGCATGAGCAGAAAGAGGAAGTCTGACTGCCCAGCAAAGATAACTCCAACTAGCTACGCAAAGATTGGAGCAGCCACGAAGCAAGGATCAAACACCGTGTATGGCAAGGATTCTAACCCACAGTATGGAGGGCATGAGCAG GAGTACTTCAACCGTACGCCACAAGAGGTCACGCCAAACTTTCTTCCAACGTCCAGCGGGGTGCCATTGCTAACGGACGGTTCTTCTCAAGAAGTAACGACAAAGGGTACCTGCATAGATGGATCTAACCGAAGCAGACCGAGTAGCAGAGAGCAAGAGCCCCGCCACCTGCTTGAGATCCAAACAAGAGGAAATGGCTCTGTGCAAATGCCAATGGAAACCCAGACTAAACAAACCAAATCAGAGATATCCCCACATAAACCACGGTTCCGTAGAGTTGTAATACAGAACTTTCAAACACAGATTCAAAAGAACATGCTGGATGAGGAAGATCTCTGCAAAAACTGCACAACGTCCGATTCCCAAGAACCAGAATCAGCAAAAGCAGTTCAACGGGCTGACCAAATACCTCTGGATATATCTCTCTGTCATTCACAGCATCCCAATACCGTTGACGACAAGCTGTCTTCGAATAGTAATTATGCTTCAACAAACGGCATGTTGAACAACGGTGTAGGTTTGGGGAAGAACTCCACAAGTATAACATCAAAATGTCGAAAACTCAACCAGGCGCCGAAATTGCCACAACCAAGAAACGGCGGTCATGGACTCCCTTTCCCCTTGACAGAATTGTCTCAAGTAGAAGGGTGTGACTCGCGACTGCAACCCGCTCACACACACCAGCCAATGTTTCTGGACGTAAATCTAAAGCATCGACCTTTGAATCATGAACAAGCAAGTAGGTTTCTTCATATGGATGAGAGTGGAACACCGAGTGGTTTATCTGATCCTGAGGGATGCTCAGCTCTCACCACGAGGCCTGATGGAACCGACTCCCAGACGGCAAGGCTACATGCACTGACGTCTAGCCTAGCAGTCAAAACATCCAACAGGATGACTTCTCAGTCTCCAAGGTGGAGAAAGGATGTAGAGAGTGTAGCCCCTTCACGAAGAAACTGTCAACAGATTCCTTCCCGACCCTCTACGGATATCACGCCGCCTCGGAACACAACACGAGCCTCATCAGAAATG GCAGAACATGAGCGTAGAAACGTCCACGGACATGTATCTTCGGATGCATACTCTGCCCAAAGCACACAGGACGATCCAACAAACATCAATGAAATACAATTTTGG ATGCaagacatttctcaaaaaatgacATCTATGCAACAACAGCTCAACTACCTCACACAAGTTGTGACTTCCATGGTGAAAACAGAACCATCAAGTAATGGCCGCACAAATGCAATGTCGCCCTCTATTAACCACAGAACAACAGGTGATCTTGAGGAGCAGCAGGTTGATGGGTTTAGTGAGGcgggtgatgatgatgatgatttggaggaggaggaggaggaagagcaGGCTGAGATGCAGAGGTGGGGAAGAAACTTGCCGCTTATTAACACACCGGAGAGTGAAG ATATGATCAGCGCATTGCTGTTGAACCCCCGCTGGGAGTCTCTGAGTCCGTTTGTTGGTGGTCCAAGGTTGGCAATACAGCTGGCAAGAGATTGTATCTTCGGACCTGAGGTCCTGATGAAGTCTACAGTGACAGGAAGAAACGGCATGAATCCCCTCCATCGTGATGGCATCAAGAAGATCAAAG ATTGCATGATGGAAATTTATGGTACGAGGTGCAGCCATGTTGAGTTTGAGCTACTGTGGAAGATGGCACGGGAGAGTCTCTCTCAACTGTGTAAGCGCATTCGCCGTCGACATATTGAGGTCATCGGACAAGAGGTGAATAGTCAAGAGGTCAATGGATATGATGTTGAGAGTTATGGGATCATCAAGCCTGAGATGGAGTAG
- the LOC139946993 gene encoding protein rolling stone-like, which yields MCGRNGNIIGWLRTRRPGKSDFGLSGGDISLFIYAQWPVPQTLFLVYRVFMACYVMTWLMMSIVNAGNTTGLGGFFVFLTNWSFIVLALYFTIAAIGTAYTVFMRRNRTTANELTMQPKPSDSNANQSVSQPTTVTPCENINKLPVYFKVTWVLLNVCLTAHPIITIIYWGFIYNPEFVYNNQGGAYGVALTVHRHALNTIFAYLDLFVSATPIKFWHFVHPCAYSLLYIAFSLVYFWAGGRNPYDGNPAIYTGILDWTTPARTIPILFGVILTLVMFHSIGYGCYRLRVYIVDRCLNAGDGHRRDSQVLHNQINIECNPNV from the exons ATGTGCGGACGGAATGGGAATATCATCGGCTGGTTGCGGACTCGGAGACCTGGTAAATCTGACTTCGGTTTATCGGGAGGTGACATCTCGCTTTTTATCTATGCTCAG TGGCCTGTCCCACAGACCCTCTTTCTTGTATATCGTGTCTTCATGGCATGCTACGTGATGACGTGGTTGATGATGTCAATAGTCAATGCTGGTAACACTACTGGACTAGGCGGCTTCTTCGTCTTCTTAACCAACTGGTCATTCATTGTACTCGCTTTGTACTTCACTATTGCCGCCATCGGAACGGCTTATACTGTCTTTATGCGAAGGAATAGGA CAACAGCAAACGAATTAACTATGCAGCCTAAACCATCAGACAGCAACGCTAACCAGTCAGTGTCTCAACCAACCACCGTGACTCCATGCGAAAACATCAACAAGCTCCCTGTATATTTCAAGGTCACGTGGGTTCTACTTAATGTATGCCTGACTGCACACCCGATCATAACTATTATTTATTGGGGGTTTATCTATAACCCAGAGTTTGTCTACAACAACCAGGGTGGTGCTTACGGTGTGGCATTGACGGTGCACCGCCACGCCTTAAACACCATCTTCGCCTACTTGGATCTTTTTGTCTCAGCCACACCCATCAAGTTCTGGCACTTCGTGCACCCCTGTGCGTACAGTCTCCTGTACATAGCTTTCTCCCTGGTCTACTTCTGGGCGGGTGGGAGAAACCCATACGATGGCAACCCAGCCATCTACACGGGCATTCTCGACTGGACAACTCCGGCTCGTACAATTCCAATCTTATTTGGCGTAATACTAACCTTAGTGATGTTCCACTCTATCGGCTATGGATGTTATAGACTACGGGTCTACATTGTGGATAGATGTTTGAACGCAGGTGATGGTCACCGTAGGGATTCCCAGGTATTACATAACCAGATCAACATAGAATGCAATCCCAATGTTTGA